A DNA window from Acidimicrobiia bacterium contains the following coding sequences:
- a CDS encoding winged helix-turn-helix domain-containing protein produces the protein MDVECVTWPADEERLRGLRKRGCPRLVLVAPEAEPPTMFDCLEDWVRLPSSESDIEFRRRGVEARALRHGSIPHVNGDGLIRFRDSWVSLSPVEHRLAGELAQRFGAVVGRDALTRRAWPGTTPKRNAFDVHMLRLRRRLEPLGLAIRTVRGRGYVLEAA, from the coding sequence ATGGACGTGGAGTGCGTCACGTGGCCGGCCGATGAGGAGCGGCTCCGGGGCCTCCGAAAGCGTGGCTGTCCGCGCCTCGTGCTCGTCGCACCGGAGGCCGAGCCACCGACCATGTTCGACTGCCTCGAGGACTGGGTGCGCCTCCCGTCCTCGGAGTCCGACATCGAGTTTCGCCGCCGCGGTGTCGAGGCACGCGCGCTCCGCCACGGCTCGATCCCGCACGTGAACGGTGACGGCCTGATCCGGTTCCGCGACTCGTGGGTCTCCCTGTCGCCGGTCGAACACCGCCTGGCCGGTGAGTTGGCGCAGCGGTTCGGCGCTGTCGTCGGACGCGATGCCCTGACCCGTCGCGCCTGGCCGGGCACCACCCCCAAACGCAATGCCTTCGACGTCCACATGCTCCGTCTGCGCCGGCGCCTCGAGCCGTTGGGTCTCGCCATCCGCACCGTCCGCGGCCGGGGCTACGTCCTGGAAGCCGCCTGA
- a CDS encoding hydantoinase/oxoprolinase family protein — protein MRIGVDTGGTFTDVVGDDGRVHKLPSTPEDPAGAVAEGAGAVTGDDRAEVLAHGTTIATNALLERRGGRVALVTNRGFADVIEIGRQDRPSLYDPFVDRPVPLVGRALRLEVAGRLAADGSEIEPVSVDDVPDIPDEADAVAVCLLHSDVDPAHERTVADALAARGHDVTASHQVSPEFREYERTVTTVANASLRPVCRDYLRRVDDLAERALVMTSAAGLVPVADAAESPVTLLLSGPAAGVRAGAAVAAAVGLPDAVTFDMGGTSTDVCLVRGGVPEPAGSLEVGGLPFRVPALDVHTVGAGGGSIAALDPGGALTVGPRSAGAVPGPACYGRGGVEPTVTDADLVLGRIPADGSFPGLDGFDGDAAEAALRRAGVDPRGVVDVVDATMAQAARVVTVERGVDPRDLALIAFGGAGPLHACAVADELGMPTVVIPPRAGVFSAVGLLTAPLQRELVRSWGAGGSSDALRAAARELSDEVAALVTEGSAGPHVEVAYDCRYEGQSHEIMVGSPDDFHDEHERRNGWSDPTTPVEVVALRARARGDAPLDVSDLPTVHREAATGPAVVAESDCTVWIPDGWDADVHPTGSLIVMRP, from the coding sequence GTGCGGATCGGCGTCGACACCGGGGGGACGTTCACCGATGTCGTGGGCGATGACGGCCGTGTGCACAAGCTGCCCTCCACGCCGGAGGATCCCGCCGGTGCTGTCGCCGAGGGCGCCGGCGCCGTGACCGGCGATGACCGCGCCGAAGTCCTCGCCCACGGCACCACCATCGCCACGAATGCGCTTCTCGAACGCCGCGGTGGTCGGGTGGCGCTGGTGACGAACCGCGGGTTCGCCGACGTGATCGAGATCGGCCGCCAGGACCGTCCCTCGCTGTACGACCCGTTCGTGGACCGTCCCGTGCCCCTGGTGGGGCGGGCGCTGCGCCTGGAGGTGGCGGGCCGCCTGGCCGCCGACGGGAGTGAGATCGAGCCCGTCTCTGTCGACGACGTTCCGGACATCCCCGACGAGGCCGACGCGGTTGCGGTGTGCCTCCTGCACAGTGACGTCGACCCGGCACACGAGAGGACGGTCGCCGACGCACTCGCGGCCCGCGGCCACGATGTCACGGCCTCCCACCAGGTGTCACCGGAGTTCCGTGAGTACGAGCGCACGGTCACGACCGTGGCCAACGCGTCGCTGCGTCCGGTGTGTCGTGACTACCTGCGCCGCGTCGACGATCTCGCCGAGCGAGCCCTCGTCATGACGTCGGCGGCCGGCCTCGTCCCAGTGGCGGATGCAGCGGAGTCGCCGGTCACGTTGCTGCTGTCGGGACCGGCCGCGGGCGTACGCGCCGGTGCCGCCGTGGCGGCGGCCGTCGGGCTGCCGGACGCTGTGACCTTCGACATGGGTGGGACCTCCACCGACGTGTGCCTCGTGCGCGGCGGTGTGCCCGAGCCTGCCGGAAGCCTCGAGGTCGGCGGCCTGCCGTTCCGTGTTCCCGCGCTCGACGTCCACACCGTCGGCGCCGGCGGCGGGTCGATCGCCGCCCTCGACCCCGGTGGTGCGCTCACCGTCGGTCCCCGGAGTGCGGGAGCCGTTCCCGGTCCCGCCTGCTACGGACGGGGTGGTGTCGAGCCGACGGTCACCGACGCCGACCTCGTGCTCGGACGTATTCCCGCCGACGGGTCCTTCCCCGGCCTCGACGGTTTCGACGGCGACGCTGCCGAGGCTGCTCTCCGCCGGGCGGGCGTGGATCCCCGGGGGGTCGTCGATGTCGTCGACGCCACCATGGCCCAGGCCGCACGCGTCGTGACGGTGGAGCGCGGTGTCGACCCACGCGACCTGGCGCTCATCGCCTTCGGTGGGGCCGGGCCCCTCCACGCCTGCGCCGTCGCCGACGAACTGGGCATGCCTACCGTCGTCATTCCCCCGAGAGCGGGGGTGTTCTCGGCCGTGGGGCTGCTGACGGCACCGCTCCAACGGGAGCTCGTCCGTTCCTGGGGCGCCGGTGGTTCGTCCGACGCGCTGCGTGCCGCGGCACGGGAGCTGTCCGACGAGGTGGCAGCGCTCGTGACCGAGGGTTCGGCGGGACCGCACGTCGAGGTCGCCTACGACTGCCGCTACGAGGGTCAGAGCCACGAGATCATGGTGGGCTCGCCCGACGACTTCCACGACGAGCACGAACGACGCAACGGGTGGAGCGACCCGACGACGCCCGTCGAGGTCGTGGCGCTGCGGGCCCGTGCCCGTGGCGATGCACCACTCGACGTGTCGGACCTTCCCACCGTGCACCGTGAGGCTGCGACGGGCCCAGCGGTCGTCGCCGAGTCGGACTGCACCGTGTGGATCCCCGACGGCTGGGATGCCGACGTCCATCCGACCGGTTCTCTCATCGTGATGCGTCCATGA
- the leuC gene encoding 3-isopropylmalate dehydratase large subunit: MGRTLPEKVWDRHVVRSAEGEPDLLYVDLHLVHEVTSPQAFDGLRMESRTVRRPDLTLATADHNVPTTDLDGPVADPVSRRQLEVLTANCEEFGIRCYAMGDPNQGIVHVIGPEQGATQPGMTIVCGDSHTSTHGAFGALAFGIGTSEVEHVLATQTLPQQQPGTMAVTVDGDLPEGVTAKDVVLAIVARLGTGGGIGSVIEYRGSAIRGLSMEGRMTVCNMSIEAGARAGMVAPDDTTFAYLEGRRFAPSGSNWEKALDDWRSLATDDDAGFDKEVVLDGTAIVPGVTWGTNPGQTITLDDAVPDPSSFADASQRDAAERALEYMGLSAGTAMRDIPVDTVFIGSCTNARIEDLRAAADVVRGRRVRDGMRALVVPGSAAVAEQAESEGLGDVFTAAGFEWRGPGCSMCLAMNPDKLEAGERCASTSNRNFEGRQGRGGRTHLVSPAVAAATAVAGTFAAPSDLD; the protein is encoded by the coding sequence ATGGGACGCACGCTCCCCGAGAAGGTGTGGGATCGCCACGTGGTGCGCAGCGCCGAAGGTGAACCGGACCTCTTGTACGTCGACCTCCACCTCGTTCACGAGGTCACCTCGCCCCAGGCCTTCGACGGTCTGCGCATGGAAAGCCGAACAGTTCGTCGTCCCGACCTGACGCTCGCGACCGCCGACCACAACGTCCCGACCACGGACCTCGATGGCCCCGTCGCCGACCCGGTCTCGCGCCGGCAACTCGAGGTCCTCACCGCCAACTGCGAGGAGTTCGGGATCCGCTGCTACGCGATGGGCGACCCGAATCAGGGCATCGTGCACGTCATCGGCCCCGAGCAGGGTGCGACCCAGCCCGGAATGACGATCGTGTGCGGCGACAGCCACACATCCACCCACGGGGCCTTCGGTGCGCTCGCTTTCGGGATCGGCACCAGTGAGGTGGAGCACGTGCTCGCCACACAGACGCTCCCCCAGCAACAGCCGGGCACCATGGCCGTGACCGTCGACGGCGACCTCCCCGAGGGCGTCACCGCCAAGGACGTCGTGCTGGCGATCGTCGCCCGACTCGGCACGGGCGGCGGGATCGGGTCGGTCATCGAGTACCGCGGCTCGGCCATCCGGGGCCTCTCGATGGAGGGCCGCATGACCGTGTGCAACATGTCGATCGAGGCGGGGGCGCGTGCCGGAATGGTCGCTCCCGACGACACGACCTTCGCGTACCTCGAGGGCCGGCGCTTTGCTCCCTCCGGCAGCAACTGGGAGAAGGCGCTCGACGACTGGCGCTCGTTGGCCACCGACGACGACGCCGGCTTCGACAAGGAGGTGGTGCTCGACGGCACGGCGATCGTGCCCGGCGTCACGTGGGGCACCAACCCGGGCCAGACCATCACCCTCGATGACGCCGTGCCCGACCCGTCGTCGTTCGCCGACGCATCGCAGCGTGATGCGGCGGAACGGGCGCTCGAGTACATGGGCCTGTCGGCGGGCACGGCCATGCGTGACATCCCGGTCGACACGGTGTTCATCGGCTCGTGCACCAACGCCCGGATCGAAGATCTGCGCGCGGCCGCCGACGTGGTACGCGGCCGTCGTGTCCGCGACGGTATGCGCGCGCTCGTCGTGCCCGGTTCGGCCGCTGTCGCCGAGCAGGCCGAGAGTGAGGGCCTCGGCGACGTCTTCACCGCCGCCGGCTTCGAGTGGCGCGGCCCGGGCTGCTCGATGTGCCTCGCCATGAACCCCGACAAGCTGGAGGCGGGCGAGCGCTGCGCGTCGACGTCGAACCGGAACTTCGAGGGGAGGCAGGGCCGCGGGGGCCGCACGCACCTCGTGTCCCCCGCCGTGGCGGCGGCCACCGCCGTTGCCGGTACGTTCGCCGCGCCCTCCGATCTCGACTGA
- a CDS encoding IclR family transcriptional regulator, which translates to MVRQAGTAALSDSGVGVVDKSVALLDVLATGPASLAELVEATGVSRPTAHRLARAWEHHGLVGRDDEGRFRLGARAAAWAGAAGSGPLLDAARSVLTALRDATDESAQLYVRDGNRRICIASSERPSGLRDTVPVGASLPLDAGSGGTVIRAFSLDPGESQDPDLRRVVKRGWAESVAERESGVASVSAPVLRDGRLVAVVSVSGPIERLGRTPGRRFSAPVMAAARDLERRAGLTGPR; encoded by the coding sequence GTGGTGCGCCAAGCGGGGACCGCCGCCCTGTCCGACAGCGGTGTCGGCGTCGTCGACAAGAGCGTCGCTCTCCTCGACGTGCTCGCCACAGGACCCGCAAGCCTGGCCGAACTCGTCGAGGCCACCGGCGTGTCGCGTCCCACGGCACACCGTCTGGCCCGAGCCTGGGAGCACCACGGCCTCGTCGGTCGTGACGACGAAGGTCGCTTCCGCCTCGGCGCCCGGGCCGCGGCGTGGGCCGGGGCGGCCGGATCGGGCCCGTTGCTCGACGCCGCCCGCAGTGTTCTCACCGCCCTGCGCGACGCGACCGACGAATCGGCGCAGCTCTACGTACGCGACGGCAACAGGCGCATCTGCATCGCGTCGTCCGAGCGCCCGAGCGGGTTGCGCGACACCGTGCCCGTCGGCGCGTCGCTGCCGCTCGACGCGGGATCGGGCGGCACCGTCATTCGTGCCTTCTCCCTCGACCCGGGGGAGTCACAGGATCCCGACCTCCGTCGTGTCGTGAAGCGCGGATGGGCGGAGTCGGTCGCCGAGCGGGAGTCGGGTGTCGCCAGCGTCAGCGCGCCGGTGCTCCGGGACGGACGGCTCGTGGCGGTGGTGAGCGTGAGCGGCCCGATCGAACGGCTGGGGAGGACACCGGGTCGACGGTTCTCGGCACCCGTCATGGCGGCGGCTCGGGACCTCGAGCGCCGCGCCGGCCTCACCGGGCCGCGATGA
- a CDS encoding 3-isopropylmalate dehydrogenase, which translates to MTHRIGIIGGDGIGTEVVAEARKVVRAAGVDVEETEFDLGGARYLSSGEVLPDDELEAIRDLDAVLLGAVGTPDVPPGVLERGLLLKLRFELDQFINMRPFVAEPSELNDGVDMVVIRENTEGSYAGEGGFLRYGTSQEIATQGSVNTRHGVERCVRFAFELAQARDRRHLTLVHKTNVLTFAGDLWKRTFDDVAAEFPDVDTDYNHVDAACIYFVSDPGRYDVVVTDNLFGDILTDLGGAVSGGIGRAASGNLNPHRTGPSMFEPVHGSAPDIAGTGTADPRAAIISAAMMLEFLGDAEAAARIREAVASSEDVSGTTSEIGDAIAERL; encoded by the coding sequence ATGACACACAGGATCGGCATCATCGGCGGTGACGGCATCGGTACCGAGGTCGTGGCCGAGGCGCGCAAGGTCGTACGCGCCGCGGGAGTCGACGTCGAGGAGACCGAGTTCGACCTCGGCGGAGCCCGCTACCTGTCGAGCGGCGAGGTCCTGCCCGACGACGAGCTCGAGGCGATCCGCGATCTCGACGCGGTCCTCCTCGGCGCTGTCGGCACGCCCGACGTCCCACCGGGGGTGCTCGAGCGTGGGCTCCTCCTCAAGCTCCGTTTCGAGTTGGACCAGTTCATCAACATGCGACCGTTCGTCGCCGAGCCGTCGGAGCTCAACGACGGTGTCGACATGGTGGTCATCCGGGAGAACACCGAAGGCTCCTACGCCGGCGAGGGCGGGTTCCTGCGCTACGGCACCTCCCAGGAGATCGCGACCCAGGGCTCGGTCAACACGCGTCACGGTGTCGAGCGTTGCGTCCGCTTCGCCTTCGAGCTGGCACAGGCCCGTGATCGCAGGCACCTCACCCTGGTCCACAAGACCAACGTGCTCACCTTCGCCGGCGACCTCTGGAAACGCACGTTCGACGACGTCGCCGCCGAGTTCCCCGACGTCGACACCGACTACAACCATGTCGACGCTGCGTGCATCTACTTCGTGTCGGATCCCGGCCGCTACGACGTGGTCGTCACCGACAACCTGTTCGGCGACATCCTCACCGACCTCGGTGGTGCGGTCTCGGGAGGGATCGGGCGTGCCGCGTCGGGGAACCTCAATCCCCACCGCACGGGGCCGTCGATGTTCGAGCCGGTCCACGGTTCCGCCCCCGACATCGCCGGAACAGGCACGGCCGATCCCCGGGCGGCCATCATCTCCGCGGCGATGATGCTGGAGTTCCTCGGCGATGCCGAGGCCGCCGCGCGGATCCGGGAGGCCGTGGCCTCCTCGGAGGACGTGTCCGGCACGACGTCAGAGATCGGCGACGCGATTGCAGAAAGGCTGTAG
- the greA gene encoding transcription elongation factor GreA produces MDETHLSPRALERLREELAERSGPERKRISAWIERAREHGDIRENADYDAAKNEQGHNEARIRHIEAMLKTVVVVDVEDSDTVTPGTVVEIRMGDADETMTYLVGSIEERHEDYDVVSPSSPLGQALIGRTPGEVVTYEGPRRPLEVELVSVKTLD; encoded by the coding sequence ATGGACGAAACACACCTTTCTCCGCGCGCGCTGGAACGGCTCCGGGAGGAGCTGGCCGAGCGCAGCGGCCCCGAACGTAAGCGGATCTCCGCGTGGATCGAGCGGGCCCGCGAGCACGGCGACATCCGCGAGAACGCCGACTACGACGCCGCCAAGAACGAGCAGGGTCACAACGAGGCCCGCATCCGTCACATCGAGGCCATGCTCAAGACCGTGGTCGTCGTCGACGTGGAGGACAGCGACACCGTCACGCCGGGCACGGTGGTCGAGATCCGCATGGGCGACGCCGACGAGACGATGACGTACCTGGTGGGCTCCATCGAGGAGCGGCACGAGGACTATGACGTCGTTTCACCCAGCTCACCGCTCGGTCAGGCGCTCATCGGTCGAACTCCCGGCGAGGTCGTGACCTACGAGGGGCCGCGCAGACCGCTCGAGGTCGAACTGGTCAGCGTCAAGACCCTCGACTGA
- a CDS encoding hydantoinase B/oxoprolinase family protein, with translation MRTSGTHQTGIDPASLQLLISRLSGIADEMGAVLRRGSFSPNIKERADCSAAVFTPDGEMLAQAEHIPVHLGSMPASVLAAIASPAGQAIRPGEQIVLNDPHNGGTHLNDVTIVAPVFTGESATDELVGWVANRAHHADVGGAAPGSIPPDARDIVQEGLVVPPVLLTDDVVALFAANSRTGTERVRDLTAQRGANTIGAARLAALAGAPFGDVLAHGERRMRAALEELPNGLYGFDDVMDSTGAGDDQREPAAVIVAVTLDGDAICFDFTGSAPQSDGNVNAVRAVTESAVAFALRVATDPGIPANGGAMRPVDVVAPDGTIIAAQPPTPVGAGNVEVSQRVADVCLGALAQAVPERVPAASQGTMNNVLIGGRDPRGGEFVFYETIAGGQGGRPGRAGMSGVHTNMTNTRNTPVEALERDFPVRVRRYSLRRSSGGDGEFPGGDGVERDLEVLEAVTLSLVTERRVSAPYGLNGGGAGATGENWLLPGGDETRGERLPDKCTVHLDAGDVIRILTPGGGGHGPGRA, from the coding sequence ATGCGGACCTCAGGGACGCATCAAACGGGGATCGACCCGGCGTCGTTGCAGCTGCTGATCTCGCGCCTGTCCGGTATCGCCGACGAGATGGGTGCCGTGCTGCGTCGCGGTTCCTTCAGCCCCAACATCAAGGAGCGCGCCGACTGCTCGGCGGCCGTGTTCACCCCCGACGGGGAGATGCTGGCCCAGGCCGAGCACATCCCGGTCCATCTCGGGTCGATGCCAGCGTCGGTTCTGGCGGCCATCGCGTCACCGGCAGGTCAGGCGATCCGCCCGGGGGAGCAGATCGTCCTGAACGACCCGCACAACGGAGGTACGCATCTCAACGACGTCACGATCGTCGCGCCGGTCTTCACGGGGGAGTCGGCGACCGACGAGCTCGTCGGCTGGGTCGCCAACCGTGCCCACCACGCCGACGTCGGGGGCGCGGCACCCGGGTCCATCCCACCCGACGCCCGCGACATCGTGCAGGAGGGCCTCGTGGTCCCGCCGGTGCTCCTCACCGACGACGTGGTCGCCCTGTTCGCCGCCAACTCGCGTACGGGTACCGAACGCGTCCGAGACCTCACGGCGCAACGCGGCGCCAACACCATTGGTGCCGCACGGCTCGCCGCCCTCGCCGGTGCACCCTTCGGCGACGTGCTCGCGCACGGCGAACGCCGGATGCGCGCCGCGCTCGAGGAACTGCCCAACGGCCTCTACGGCTTCGACGACGTCATGGACTCCACCGGCGCCGGTGACGATCAACGCGAGCCGGCAGCGGTCATCGTCGCCGTCACCCTCGACGGCGACGCGATCTGCTTCGACTTCACCGGCTCTGCGCCGCAGTCCGACGGCAACGTCAACGCGGTGCGCGCGGTCACCGAGAGCGCCGTGGCATTCGCCCTCCGGGTGGCGACCGACCCCGGGATTCCGGCCAACGGGGGAGCCATGCGGCCCGTCGATGTCGTCGCCCCCGACGGGACGATCATTGCCGCGCAACCCCCCACCCCGGTCGGAGCGGGGAACGTCGAGGTGTCCCAGCGGGTCGCCGACGTGTGCCTCGGGGCGCTGGCGCAGGCGGTGCCCGAGCGCGTGCCGGCGGCGAGTCAGGGAACGATGAACAACGTGCTCATCGGCGGCCGTGACCCGCGGGGCGGCGAGTTCGTCTTCTACGAGACGATCGCGGGCGGTCAGGGCGGGAGACCCGGCCGTGCCGGGATGAGCGGCGTGCACACGAACATGACCAATACCCGCAACACGCCGGTCGAGGCGCTCGAACGCGACTTCCCGGTGCGGGTGCGGCGCTACTCGCTACGCCGGAGCAGCGGTGGCGACGGCGAGTTCCCCGGTGGCGACGGTGTCGAGCGCGATCTCGAGGTCCTCGAGGCCGTCACGCTCTCGCTCGTCACAGAGCGCCGGGTCAGTGCCCCCTACGGCCTGAACGGCGGAGGCGCCGGGGCGACGGGAGAGAACTGGCTGCTCCCGGGAGGTGACGAGACACGGGGGGAGCGCCTGCCCGACAAGTGCACCGTGCACCTCGACGCCGGTGACGTGATCAGGATTCTCACACCCGGTGGTGGCGGCCACGGTCCCGGTCGTGCCTGA
- a CDS encoding methyltransferase domain-containing protein, translating into MSDGVGPGGTGELDDPQRTTELAGRFDAMYRTSGRDAAGVPWSQLRPQHDIRTWLDDNPPAPGARALVVAAGLGDDAVAAEQRGWDVTAFDASPTAVDWARERFPDAGVSWSVDDLFDAPGEWVGAFDLVIENLTIQSLPPSMRDEVCATIASWVKPGGKLLVVTFLRPPGTPQGEGPPWPPAPEELDGLKKAGLEEQGATDCTTPEIRELGLRAAFVVYTRSDEPTVVVTHAESPFEADMLVSLLESGGIIATAQHRPLEDRTQTLFSKRGTPVWVRAEDLVAAQALLDAAPEPDSE; encoded by the coding sequence GTGAGCGACGGAGTTGGCCCGGGGGGCACCGGCGAGCTGGACGACCCGCAGCGGACGACCGAGCTGGCCGGGCGCTTCGACGCGATGTACCGCACCTCGGGTCGCGACGCCGCGGGAGTCCCCTGGTCGCAGCTGCGGCCACAGCACGACATCAGGACATGGCTCGACGACAACCCACCGGCACCCGGGGCACGGGCACTCGTCGTCGCCGCAGGGCTCGGCGACGACGCTGTCGCCGCTGAGCAGCGGGGATGGGACGTCACCGCCTTCGACGCCTCCCCCACCGCCGTCGACTGGGCGAGGGAGCGCTTCCCCGACGCCGGGGTCTCGTGGAGCGTCGACGACCTGTTCGACGCGCCGGGCGAGTGGGTGGGTGCCTTCGACCTGGTGATCGAGAACCTCACGATCCAGTCGCTACCGCCGTCGATGCGCGACGAGGTGTGCGCGACGATCGCGTCGTGGGTGAAGCCGGGGGGAAAGCTCCTCGTCGTCACGTTCCTGCGCCCGCCGGGCACGCCACAGGGTGAGGGGCCGCCCTGGCCGCCCGCACCCGAGGAGCTCGACGGTCTGAAGAAGGCAGGGCTCGAGGAGCAGGGCGCCACGGACTGCACGACCCCGGAGATCCGTGAGCTCGGGCTCCGCGCCGCCTTCGTCGTCTACACGCGCAGCGACGAGCCGACGGTTGTCGTGACCCACGCGGAGTCGCCGTTCGAGGCCGACATGCTCGTGTCGCTGCTCGAGTCCGGCGGCATCATCGCCACCGCCCAGCACCGACCGCTCGAGGACAGGACACAGACCCTGTTCTCGAAGCGCGGGACTCCCGTGTGGGTCAGGGCCGAGGACCTCGTGGCGGCGCAGGCCCTTCTCGACGCAGCACCCGAACCCGACTCGGAGTGA
- a CDS encoding HAD-IB family hydrolase — translation MTNGSDRRGAAFFDLDRTLIQGSSVVKWALAAWRAGMLPGAPMLAALVNGIAFRITGGSDEQSRKAVETSLELVAGAEKATMLELADELVPKLVSKVRPESNNLLEMHQEAGRDRYIISASPIEIVGALADQLGLEGAIGTEAEVATDGRYTGQLSSPWIYGPAKAAAINKLVAQKGYDLRLCYSYSDSSSDLPMLEMVGHPVVVNPDSDLHKIARTRGWPVVEFRSRATEVTKYGVLGAAAGGGMVASYYLGRRHERSR, via the coding sequence ATGACCAACGGGTCCGACCGCCGAGGCGCCGCCTTCTTCGACCTCGACCGCACGCTCATCCAGGGGTCGTCGGTCGTGAAGTGGGCGCTCGCGGCGTGGCGGGCCGGGATGCTCCCGGGCGCGCCCATGCTGGCGGCCCTGGTCAACGGCATCGCCTTCCGGATCACCGGTGGTTCCGACGAGCAGTCCCGCAAGGCCGTCGAGACGTCCCTGGAGCTCGTGGCCGGGGCCGAGAAGGCAACGATGCTCGAGCTCGCCGACGAGCTGGTCCCCAAACTCGTGTCGAAGGTGCGCCCGGAGTCGAACAACCTGTTGGAGATGCACCAGGAGGCCGGTCGGGACCGCTACATCATCTCGGCGTCGCCGATCGAGATCGTGGGCGCCCTGGCCGACCAGCTCGGCCTCGAGGGCGCCATCGGCACCGAGGCCGAGGTGGCGACCGACGGCCGCTACACCGGTCAGCTGTCGTCGCCGTGGATCTACGGGCCGGCCAAGGCGGCCGCCATCAACAAGCTCGTGGCGCAGAAGGGATACGACCTGCGGCTCTGCTACTCCTACAGCGACTCGTCGAGCGACCTCCCCATGCTGGAGATGGTCGGTCACCCGGTGGTCGTGAACCCCGACAGCGACCTCCACAAGATCGCCCGCACCCGCGGATGGCCGGTCGTGGAGTTCCGCAGCCGTGCCACCGAGGTCACGAAGTACGGGGTGCTCGGCGCCGCGGCCGGTGGGGGGATGGTGGCCTCCTACTATCTCGGCCGCCGCCACGAGCGCTCCCGGTAA
- the leuD gene encoding 3-isopropylmalate dehydratase small subunit has protein sequence MEPIAEITARGVPLEHSDVDTDQIIPSDWLKRVERTGFGEGLFSEWRELSDFVLNQDHHTGAEILVAGPNFGTGSSREHAVWALMDYGFRAVISSRFADIFRNNCHKNGLLAVELDQGVVERIQEIVTRDPDVEIVIDLPDRRVMVPAIDLDEPFELDDHTHHRLLHGLDDIAITLSHADDIAAHEAQRPAWLPTT, from the coding sequence ATGGAGCCCATTGCAGAGATCACCGCCCGGGGCGTGCCCCTCGAGCACTCCGACGTCGACACCGACCAGATCATCCCCAGCGACTGGCTCAAGCGCGTCGAGCGCACGGGCTTCGGCGAGGGGCTGTTCTCGGAGTGGCGTGAGCTGTCGGACTTCGTGCTGAACCAGGACCACCACACCGGCGCCGAGATCCTCGTGGCCGGCCCGAACTTCGGGACCGGCAGCTCCCGTGAGCACGCCGTATGGGCACTCATGGACTACGGGTTCCGCGCGGTCATCTCGTCGCGCTTCGCCGACATCTTCCGCAACAACTGCCACAAGAACGGGCTGCTGGCGGTCGAGCTCGACCAGGGCGTCGTCGAGCGGATCCAGGAGATCGTGACCCGCGACCCTGACGTGGAGATCGTGATCGATCTCCCCGACCGTCGCGTGATGGTGCCCGCCATCGACCTCGACGAGCCCTTCGAGCTCGACGACCACACGCACCACCGCCTCCTGCACGGCCTCGACGACATTGCCATCACGCTCAGTCACGCCGACGACATCGCGGCCCACGAGGCGCAACGCCCCGCCTGGCTCCCGACGACGTGA